CCGACCTATCAGGCGGCTCAGCGTGCCGCTGCTATCGTGCAGCCAGTGCGCATTGGCCTGTACTTCAGCATCGGCCAGCAACGCAGCAAATCCGGCCGGTAATCCCAGCTGAGTCAGAAAATCCGCATACTGCTGTTCAGATACATACTGAGTAACGACGGTTTTGCCGCTAAGCTCACTGGCAAGCTCGGCCAGCCCCTGCAAAGTAAAGCTCTGATCGCCCGCCAGTTCATAGGTGTTGCCTGCATGATCCGGTTCGGTGAGCACCACCGCTGCGGCCTCGGCATAATCTGCCCGTGCGGCACTGGCAATGCGCCCTTCATGCATGGCTCCCACAATAGTCCCTGCAGCGATACAGCCGGCAATGCCCGCACTGTAATTTTCGTTGTACCAGCCGTTGCGCAGCAACACATAAGGCAGGCCTGAGTCTTTGATCAACTGCTCGGTTACCCGGTGCTCTTCACTCAGTTGCATAGGCGATGTACCGGCATGCAATATACTGGTATAGGCCAGCAAAGTCACATCTGCTTGTTTCGCAGCCTGGATGACTGCGCTGTGCTGCCGTACCCGCTGGCCAATCATATTACCCGATATAAGTAATAGCTTACTTACGCCTTTAAGTGCATCTGTTAAGGTTTGCGGCTGATCGTAATCTGCGGCTCTGAGCGTTACGCCAAGACGGCTTAAGGCTTCAGCCTGCTTAGGGTCACGTACCAGGGCCACTACCTGAGATGCCGGTACTTGCTTTAAAAGTGCCGCTATAACCAAACGACCCAGCTGACCATTTGCGCCTGTTACTGCAATCATATTATCTCTCCACTGTTTGTGTTTTATGTTGACGGGCTTATTGTCTGGCAAAATGACTGTTATCATAAGATGGTCATTACAAAATGAAGCGTTCTGAAAATGATTACAATCAATCATAACTCGCTGAAGCTGCTGGCCATCTTTGCAACCGTGATCGACAGTGGCAGTTTTGCCGCCGCCGCACGGCGTTTACACTCCAGCCGCTCACGGGTGAGCGAGCAGGTGTCTCAGCTGGAACTGCAACTAAATGTACGCCTGCTACAACGCAGTACTCGCCAGCTCAAGCTGACTCAGGAAGGCGAAAAGGTGTTGCAGCACGCCCGTCAGCTGAAAGGGATATTGCAGCATGTTGAAGCGGAACTCACAGATACCGAACCCAGCGGCCGGGTTACGCTGACCATGAACCACGACATTGCTCATAAGTTTGTGGTGCCTAAGCTCGACAAACTGGCGCAACGTTATCCGCAGATCAGCCTGGACCTTATTGTCGACGACGATCCCCTTGATTTAATTGAGCAGCAGATTGACCTGGCCATTCGTATTGGTTTTATTCGCGATGAATCTTTGGTTGCACGTATTCTGCATCAGGAGCGCTTTGCCCTGTTTGCCAGTCCGGCATTGCTCGAAAAACACGGCACACCCCACACGCTTGAGGAATTGGAAGCCATGCCCTGGCTGATGCTCAAACAAACCGCAGAGCGCGGCGCACAAATGCTGTATCACCACGAGGAGCCGGTGGTACTGCAGCCACATCAGCACCACAGCTGCAACTCGCCGTATCTGCTGCAACATATGGTGGTCAGCGGACTTGGCGTGGCTACTTTGTTGCCCTCAACGGTGCAGACGGAGATCAGCGAGGGCAAACTGGTGCGTATTTTTGAGTCGCTGCACAGCGAGCCGCTGGTGTTTTCTCTGGTTTATCCTTCGCGCCGCCAGGTGCCACAACGTACCCGAGCCGTGATTGATTTTTTACTCTCGGAATCTTTGTTTGAAGTTTAAATTCTTTTTTATAGAACAAAAGGTGCGATTTTTAGAAATTTTAAAATCTAAAAACGAATTTATACTGTTTCATATCGGCTGAGGGGAAAACAACTAAGGGCGTTTCCCGCAAGCCCTGGCTTTGATATTACAAACTTGAGGAAACGGTAATGACTAAATTAATTCAACTATTCGACCAAAACACGTCTTTGTCTCATTTTGCGGCGCTGCTGGCGCGCGTTGGCCTGTCAGCGATTTTTATTCTGGCTGCAATGAACAAAATTCAGTACTTTGAGGGCAACGCCCAGTATATGGCCTCTAGCGGTTTGCCGGGAGAGCTGCTGCCACTGGTGATTGCGTTTGAGCTGATCGGTGGCCTGATGATCCTGGGTGGCTTGCTTACTCGTCTGACGGCGATTGCATTTGCCGGATTCAGCCTGGTCAGTGCCTTGCTATTCCACTTCGACCTGGCAGATCAGATGCAGTTTATTATGTTCTTCAAAAATGTCGCGATGGCGGGTGGTTTCCTGGCGCTGGCGGCACACGGTGCGGGTAAATTCAGTATCGACCACAAAATACTGGCATCTCAGCCAATAGTAAAAGGTAAACTTGCTTGATTAAACCAGATTAAAATGATTAACACGCGCGGTGGCTTAGCTCACCGCGCGTTTTTGCTGTTACTCTGCGGCCATTACACGCTTACCATTGGCATCAACCACTAGCAGGTAAGATTTACCAAAATCACCGTTACACAGGTCAACAGCATTGCCGCCAACCTCAAGCCCGTCGGCACAGCTGCTCACTGCATAATAGCCCGTAACCTGGCCTTTTTCTGTGGTGGTCACTTTCTCTCCGCCCACCATAACGTCGTAGCTGCCATTAGCAAACAGGCGTACGTTAAAGACATCGGCCTTATTTTCCTGCTTTTTGCTTATCACAGACAAGGCACGATCGCCG
The DNA window shown above is from Pseudoalteromonas viridis and carries:
- a CDS encoding LysR family transcriptional regulator, with protein sequence MITINHNSLKLLAIFATVIDSGSFAAAARRLHSSRSRVSEQVSQLELQLNVRLLQRSTRQLKLTQEGEKVLQHARQLKGILQHVEAELTDTEPSGRVTLTMNHDIAHKFVVPKLDKLAQRYPQISLDLIVDDDPLDLIEQQIDLAIRIGFIRDESLVARILHQERFALFASPALLEKHGTPHTLEELEAMPWLMLKQTAERGAQMLYHHEEPVVLQPHQHHSCNSPYLLQHMVVSGLGVATLLPSTVQTEISEGKLVRIFESLHSEPLVFSLVYPSRRQVPQRTRAVIDFLLSESLFEV
- a CDS encoding SDR family oxidoreductase, with the protein product MIAVTGANGQLGRLVIAALLKQVPASQVVALVRDPKQAEALSRLGVTLRAADYDQPQTLTDALKGVSKLLLISGNMIGQRVRQHSAVIQAAKQADVTLLAYTSILHAGTSPMQLSEEHRVTEQLIKDSGLPYVLLRNGWYNENYSAGIAGCIAAGTIVGAMHEGRIASAARADYAEAAAVVLTEPDHAGNTYELAGDQSFTLQGLAELASELSGKTVVTQYVSEQQYADFLTQLGLPAGFAALLADAEVQANAHWLHDSSGTLSRLIGRPTTPMLQSLAHQLSV
- a CDS encoding DoxX family protein — translated: MTKLIQLFDQNTSLSHFAALLARVGLSAIFILAAMNKIQYFEGNAQYMASSGLPGELLPLVIAFELIGGLMILGGLLTRLTAIAFAGFSLVSALLFHFDLADQMQFIMFFKNVAMAGGFLALAAHGAGKFSIDHKILASQPIVKGKLA